GCGATCACGGCCTAGAGGTCGAAGTACATCTCGAACTCGTGCGGGTGCGGACGCAGTGCGATCGGGGCGATCTCGTGCGTGCGCTTGTAGTCGATCCAGGTCTCGATCAGGTCGGGGGTGAAGACACCGCCGGCCAGGAGGTACTCGTGGTCCTCCTCCAGGGCCTTGAGGACCGCGTCCAGGCTGGTCGGGACCTGCGGGACGCTCGCGTGCTCGTCGGGCGAGAGCTCGTAGAGGTCCTTGTCGATCGGCTCCATCGGCTCGATCTTGTTCTTCACGCCGTCGAGGCCCGCGAGCAGCAGCGCCGAGAAGGCCAGGTACGGGTTCGAGGACGGGTCCGGGGCGCGGAACTCGACGCGCTTGGCCTTCGGGTTCGAGCCCGTGATCGGGATGCGCATGGCGGCGGAGCGGTTGCGCTGCGAGTACACCATGTTGACCGGCGCCTCGAAGCCCGGCACCAGGCGGTGGTAGGAGTTCACCGTCGGGTTGGTGAAGGCCAGCAGCGACGGGGCGTGCTTGAGGATGCCGCCGATGTAGTAGCGCGCGGTGTCCGACAGGCCCGCGTAGCCGGCCTCGTCGTAGAACAGCGGGTCGCCGTTCGCCCACAGCGACTGGTGCACGTGCATGCCCGAGCCGTTGTCACCGAAGATCGGCTTCGGCATGAAGGTCGCGGTCTTGCCGTTGCGCCAGGCGACGTTCTTCACGACGTACTTGAAGAGCATCAGGTCGTCGGCCGCGGCCAGCAGCGTGTTGAACTTGTAGTTGATCTCGGCCTGGCCGCCGGTGCCGACCTCGTGGTGCTGACGCTCGACCTGGAGGCCCTGGGCGTCCAGCTCGAGGGAGATCTCGGCGCGCAGGTCGGCGAAGTGGTCGACCGGGGCTACGGGGAAGTAACCACCCTTGTAGCGGACCTTGTAACCACGGTTGTTCTCCTCGGAGCCCGTGTTCCAGGCGCCGGCCTCGGAGTCGATGTGGTAGAAGCTCTCGTTCGCGGTGGTCGCGAAGCGCACGCTGTCGAACACGTAGAACTCGGCCTCGGGGCCGAAGTACGCGGTGTCGGCGATGCCGGTGGAGGCGAGGTACGCCTCGGCCTTCTTCGCCACGTTGCGCGGGTCGCGGCTGTAGGCCTCGCCCGTGATCGGGTCGTGGATGAAGAAGTTGATGTTGAGCGTCTTGTCCTTGCGGAACGGGTCCAGGCGCGCGGTCGTGATGTCGGCGCGCAGCGCCATGTCGGACTCGTGGATCGCCTGGAAGCCGCGGATGGAGGAGCCGTCGAAGGCGAGCTCCTCCGCCGGGTCGAACGCCCGCGCCGGGATGGTGAAGTGCTGCATCACACCAGGCAGGTCGCAGAAGCGGACGTCGACGAACTTGACGTCGTTCTCCTCGATGTACTGCTTCACTTCGTCGGCGTTCTGGAACATCCAACTCCTCCTACTCCCGGCCCCGGGGCAGGGCGGGCTTTATAGCTCGTGGTGCGTCAGTGCGGTGCCGCACGCTGACCCGACCATAAGCACAAGGGATTTCTCAAGCATGACCCATTTGTTTCGCACAAGTTAACCAGGGTCCCGCCGGAGTGCCGTGCGACGCCACCGGTACCGTGGTCGGGTGGACAACAGACAGGCAATCGGATCCTGGCTCTCCGGCCCCCGCGCGGCCGCCGAGGAGATGGGCGTCGACTTCGGCCATCCGGGTCAGCGGCTGGGCCTGCCCCAGCAGGGACCCGGCTCGGTGGCACGTTTCGGGCGCCGGCTCGGCGCCGTCGCGATCGACTGGATCGGCTGTCAGCTCATTGCGTACGGGCTGATCACGGGCGGCAACCTGACCGCCGCGGGCAACTGGACCCTCTGGCTCTTCCTGGCCCTGAGCGTCCTGACGATCGGCACCGTGGGCTTCACCCCCGGTAAGCGGATCCTCGGACTCCGGGTGATCTCGGAGAACGGCGGCCGCCTCGGCGTCTTCCGGGTGCTCCTGCGCACGCTGCTGCTGGCCCTGGTCATCCCGGCGCTGATCTGGGACCGCGACGGCCGCGGTCTGCACGACCGGCTGGCGCGCGCCGTCCAGGTCCGCATCTAGCGGCAGCGGCCCTCACGCACGTGACACAGGGGCGCCCCCCGAGCCGGTCGGCTCGGGGGGCGCCTCTGTGTCGTATACGAAAATCAGGTGAGCGGATCAGCGCATCTTTCCGCCGCGCGGCATCTTCATGCCCTTGGGCATGGGGCCCTTCGGCAGCGGCATGTTGCTCATGAGGTCGCCCATGGCACGCAGCTTGTCGTTGATCTCGGTGATCTGCGGACCGGACAGCACGCGCGGCAGCTTGAGCAGGGTGGTGCGCACCTTCTTGAGCGGCACCTCGCCCTCGCCCGTACCCACGATGAAGTCGTGCACCGGCACGTCCGGCATGATCCGGGCCAGCTTCTTCTTCTCGTTCGCGAGCAGCGGCTTCACCCGGTTGGGGTTGCCCTCGGCGATCAGCACGACACCGGCCTTGCCGACGGCACGGTGGACGATGTCCTGCTGCCGGGTCATCGCGACGGCCGGGGTGGTCGTCCAGCCACGGCCCACGTTGTCCAATACGGCCGCGGCCGCGCCCGGCTGTCCCTCCATCTGCCCGAAGGCAGCTCGCTCGGCCCGTCGTCCGAAGACGATCGCCATCGCGAGGAACGCCACGAGGAGGCCCAGGATGCCCAGGTAGAGCTCGTGCCCGAACAGGAACCCGATCGCAAGAAGGACACCGAAGGTGACAATTCCCACGCCCGCGACGATCAGACCGACCTTCGGGTCGGCCTTGCGCGTCATCTTGTACGTGAGGGCGATCTGCTTCAGTCGCCCGGGGTTCGCAGCAGTCTCTGCGTTTGACTTCCTCGCCATACAGCGAAGTTTACGTGGCCTGCGGGGTTCGGGTAGCCGCGGCCTCAAGTACGTGTTCGGTTTCGACCCGGTCCTTGGCCCTGCGGCGGTCTTCGAGGACCGCCGTCCAGGCGTTCCGGCGGGCGCCGCTCATCAACAGGGACTCGATGCCCCGGAAGGCGTCGGAGAAGGACGGGATGGCGATGGCGCGTACGGGCGCGGCCTGCATGATGTCGATCCCTTTCACGGAACTCGCGTCGGCAGTGCTTCTAACGTGCGTGCGTGCGTGCGTGCGTACTGCGGTACGTGCGTACCGCAGTGTGTGCGGTGCGTGGACCCAGCGTCACTGATTGGTGTTACCAGCGCATGACCTGTCGGTCAAACGTGACGAAACATTGACGCGGCCCGCCGGGCTCTTCCTGAAAAGAGCCTAGGGGCCGCGCCGACGCGGTGTTACCGACTAGTAAGCCTTTGTGCCCGAGTTCACACGCTCGCGGCGCGCTTCTCCATCGCCTGGTTGTAGAGACGCCCGGCCCGGTACGACGAGCGGACCAGCGGGCCCGACATCACACCGGAGAAGCCGATCTCCTCGGCCTCCTTCGCCAGCTCGACGAACTCGGCCGGCTTCACCCAGCGCTCGACGGGGTGGTGCCGCGGCGAGGGCCGCAGGTACTGGGTGATGGTGATGAGCTCGCAGCCGGCCTCGTGCAGGTCCTTCAGGGCCTGCGAGACCTCCTCGCGCTCCTCGCCCATGCCGAGGATCAGGTTCGACTTGGTGACGAGGCCGTAGGCGCGGGCCTTGGTGATCACGTCGAGCGAGCGCTCGTAGCGGAAGCCGGGACGGATCCGCTTGAAGATCCGCGGCACCGTCTCGACGTTGTGCGCGAAGACCTCGGGGCGGGAGGCGAAGACCTCCTCCAGCAGCTCGGGGACCGCGTTGAAGTCGGGGGCCAGCAGCTCGACCTTGGTGTGGCCGGTCTCACGGCCCGCCGTCTGCTGGTGGATCTGGCGCACGGTCTCCGCGTACAGCCAGGCGCCGCCGTCGGCCAGGTCGTCGCGCGCGACGCCGGTGATGGTGGCGTAGTTCAGGTCCATGGTGACCACGGACTCGCCGACACGGCGCGGCTCGTCCCGGTCCAGGGCCTCGGGCTTGCCCGTGTCGATCTGGCAGAAGTCACAGCGCCGGGTGCACTGGTCGCCACCGATGAGGAAGGTGGCCTCGCGGTCCTCCCAGCATTCGTAGATGTTCGGACAGCCGGCTTCCTGGCACACCGTGTGCAGTCCTTCGCCCTTCACCAGGGCCTGCATCTTGGTGTACTCGGGACCCATCTTCGCCCGGGTCTTGATCCACTCGGGCTTGCGCTCGATGGGGGTCTGGGCGTTACGGACCTCCAGGCGCAGCATCTTGCGTCCGTCGGGTGCGACTGCGGACACGACCGGCTCCCTGTGACTTCGATTGTTCGGGCGCCCACCAGGGTACGCCCGTAATTTCGTACGCTCTTACGTCGGCCAACCTGCGAGGGGCCGACCGCATTCCCGACGTGTCAGGCGCCGGCCGCCGGCTCTATTTCGCGGGGCCGCAGCTCCGCGTGCTCCAGTACGTCCTTCAGGTGCCGTTCGACGACGGGCAGCACCTCGGCGATGGTGATCTCGCGGCCCAGCTCGCAGGAGAGCGAGGTCACACCGGCGTCCCGGATGCCGCAGGGCACGATCCGGTCGAACCAGGTGTTGTCCGGGTTCACGTTGATCGCGAAGCCGTGCATGGTGACGCCCTTCGCGACCCGGATGCCGATCGCGGCGAGCTTGCGGTCCTCGCGGCGCTGGCCGGCGTTGGACGGCGCGTACTCGGGGCCGTTGAGCCGGGCGTCGAACTCCTCGTCGTGCAGCCGCGGGTCGAGGTCGAGGGAGAGCCCGCCGATCATGGGGCGGTCCTCGACCGGGTCCCCGAGGACCCAGACGCCGCTGCGGCCCTCGACCCGGGTGGTCTCCAGGCCGAACTCGGCGGCGGTGCGGATCAGCGCGTCCTCCAGGCGGCGGACGTGCGCGACCACGTCCACCGGGCGGGGCAGCTTCATGATCGGGTAGCCGACCAGCTGGCCCGGGCCGTGCCAGGTGATCTTGCCGCCGCGGTCCACGTCGACGACGGGCGTGCCGTCGAGCGGGCGCTCGCTGGGGTCGGTGCGCCGGCCCGCCGTGTAGACCGGCAGGTGCTCCAGCAGCAGGCAGGTGTCGTCGATCTCGTCCGCGAAGCGGGCCGCGTGCACCCTGCGCTGTTCTTCCCAGGCCCGGGTGTACTCGACGGATTCCGGCCCGAAGCCCAGATGGACAAACCCAAGCTCAGCCACCGCAGCGCCTCCTCGTTGAACCTGCTGTGTGCACGTACTTCACTGAGCAAGGGTACGGCGACCCGTGCGGGCCCCTTCAGGGCCCCGGGCCGGGCTCCGCGGCGGGCCCCGGCGCGAGCTCCGGGCCGGGCGACGGCGGCGGCCACGGCAGCTGCTTCGGCCGGCGCCGGCCCTTCGGCGGCCGGTCCGGGTCCTCGTCCGCGCGCGGCAGCCGCCGGTGCCCCTCCGCATGGTCGTTGACCCAGCCGCACACCCCGCACGCGTACCGCCCGTCGAGCCCCGCGATGTAGGTGCCGCAGCGCCGGCACTCCGCCTCGGTCAGTTCGGGCGGCGGCAGCGGTGCGGTGGATTCGGTTCGCTCCTCGGGGAGGTGCGCCCTGTGGGGCCGAGGGGTCATGGCCCGCAGCCTATGCGGGCGGAGGGGGGGCGGTCCGTAAAGAGCCCTCCGCATTCTGCACACGATCGGATGAATGTGGGGCAGAGAGGGCGGCATGAGCGAAGTTCGCCGCTACATTCACGCCGTTCACAGGGCCGGGACTCCGGTCCGTCACGTCAGGAGACCGTGGAGCCGATGACGGAACGACCTGCCCAGCGCGTCCCCAACCGGCAGCTCGCGGCGCTGATCGCGGAAGCCGGGTTCTCCAACGCCGGGCTCGCCCGCCGCGTCGATCAGCTCGGCCTGGAGCACGGTCTCGATCTGCGGTACGACAAGACCTCCGTGACCCGATGGCTGCGCGGGCAGCAGCCGCGGGGGACCACCCCCGCACTGATCGCGGAGGTCTTCACCCGGCGCCTGGGGCGGCGGCTGTCCGCACAGGACCTGGGGCTGGACGCCTGCGCGCCCGTGTACGCGGGTCTGGAGTTCGCGGCCACGCCGGAGGAGGCCGTGGACATCGCGAGCGGTCTGTGGCGCAAGGACTCCGGCTCGCACGCCGAGCTCCGGAAGATCGCCTTCACCCCGGCCGGGCTGGTCGTGCCCAGCCGGGACTGGCTGATCGGGCGGTCCGACGAGCGGGTGGGCCGGGGCGCGGACCAGGCGGCGGCCCGCGTCCCGGTGCAGGGCCGGGCCACGGTGCCCCGGCAGCGGCAGATCGACCGGGGGCCCGGGCAGCGGGTGACCGGCGGGGACATCGCCGCGCTGAGGTCGGTGAGCGAGCTGTTCCGCACCCTCGACCACGCCTACGGCGGCGGGCACGCCCGGCAGGCGCTGGTGCGCTACCTGGAACACGAGGCCGAGCCGATGCTCCGCGGCACCTACGGCGAGACCACCGGGCGGCGGCTGTTCTCGGCCGCCGCCGATCTGACCCGGCTCGCGGGCTGGACCTCGTACGACATCGCCGCGCACGGGCTCGCCCAGCGGTACTTCGTGCAGGCCCTGCGGCTGGCGCAGGCGGCCGGGGACCGCCCCTACGGCTCGTACGTGCTGGTCACCATGAGCCGGCAGGCGGTCTACCTCGGCCACGGCCGGGAGGCGGTGCAGCTGGCCCGGGTGGCCCAGCAGGGCGTCGGCTCCGGCCCGCCGCCGGTGGTGCAGGCGCTGCTGCACGCGGCGGAGGCGCGGGGGCACGCCGTGCTCGGCGAGGTCCGGGCGTCGACGGCCGCACTGGTGCGGGCCGAGCGTGCGCTGGGCGCGGCCCGGCCGGGGGACGACGTACCGCACTGGGCGCGGTTCTACGACGAGGCGCAGCTCGCGGACGAGTTCGGGCACTGCCACCGGGACCTCCAGCAGTACCGGGCGTCGGCCCAGCACGCGGAGCGGTCCCTGCAGCTGAGGGCGCCGGGGTACGCGCGGTCCCGGCTGTTCTGCCGGGTGGTGCTGGCCACGGCCCGGCTGGGGCTGGGCGAGCTGGACCAGGCGTGCGCGCTGGGCGCGGAGGCGGCGCAGCAGGCGTCGGAGATGCGCTCGGTGCGCGCGGTGGAGTACGTACGGGACTTCGAGCGGCGGCTGGAGCCGTACCGGGACGCGTCGGCCGTGCGGACGTACCGGGACCGGGTGGCAGCGTTGTCGTGACCCTGCGGGTCGGCTGCCAGGGGCTCTGCCCCGGTCCCCCGCGCCTCAGACGCCGGCCGGGCTGGAATCGCCGTGCGCGGCCCTGAAGCGCGGGGCGGTTGTGGGGTGGTTCTCAGGCCGCCACCGGAAGTGCGGGCTCCGGGGTGGCC
Above is a genomic segment from Streptomyces sp. NBC_01233 containing:
- the glnA gene encoding type I glutamate--ammonia ligase: MFQNADEVKQYIEENDVKFVDVRFCDLPGVMQHFTIPARAFDPAEELAFDGSSIRGFQAIHESDMALRADITTARLDPFRKDKTLNINFFIHDPITGEAYSRDPRNVAKKAEAYLASTGIADTAYFGPEAEFYVFDSVRFATTANESFYHIDSEAGAWNTGSEENNRGYKVRYKGGYFPVAPVDHFADLRAEISLELDAQGLQVERQHHEVGTGGQAEINYKFNTLLAAADDLMLFKYVVKNVAWRNGKTATFMPKPIFGDNGSGMHVHQSLWANGDPLFYDEAGYAGLSDTARYYIGGILKHAPSLLAFTNPTVNSYHRLVPGFEAPVNMVYSQRNRSAAMRIPITGSNPKAKRVEFRAPDPSSNPYLAFSALLLAGLDGVKNKIEPMEPIDKDLYELSPDEHASVPQVPTSLDAVLKALEEDHEYLLAGGVFTPDLIETWIDYKRTHEIAPIALRPHPHEFEMYFDL
- the lipA gene encoding lipoyl synthase, yielding MSAVAPDGRKMLRLEVRNAQTPIERKPEWIKTRAKMGPEYTKMQALVKGEGLHTVCQEAGCPNIYECWEDREATFLIGGDQCTRRCDFCQIDTGKPEALDRDEPRRVGESVVTMDLNYATITGVARDDLADGGAWLYAETVRQIHQQTAGRETGHTKVELLAPDFNAVPELLEEVFASRPEVFAHNVETVPRIFKRIRPGFRYERSLDVITKARAYGLVTKSNLILGMGEEREEVSQALKDLHEAGCELITITQYLRPSPRHHPVERWVKPAEFVELAKEAEEIGFSGVMSGPLVRSSYRAGRLYNQAMEKRAASV
- a CDS encoding regulator; protein product: MTERPAQRVPNRQLAALIAEAGFSNAGLARRVDQLGLEHGLDLRYDKTSVTRWLRGQQPRGTTPALIAEVFTRRLGRRLSAQDLGLDACAPVYAGLEFAATPEEAVDIASGLWRKDSGSHAELRKIAFTPAGLVVPSRDWLIGRSDERVGRGADQAAARVPVQGRATVPRQRQIDRGPGQRVTGGDIAALRSVSELFRTLDHAYGGGHARQALVRYLEHEAEPMLRGTYGETTGRRLFSAAADLTRLAGWTSYDIAAHGLAQRYFVQALRLAQAAGDRPYGSYVLVTMSRQAVYLGHGREAVQLARVAQQGVGSGPPPVVQALLHAAEARGHAVLGEVRASTAALVRAERALGAARPGDDVPHWARFYDEAQLADEFGHCHRDLQQYRASAQHAERSLQLRAPGYARSRLFCRVVLATARLGLGELDQACALGAEAAQQASEMRSVRAVEYVRDFERRLEPYRDASAVRTYRDRVAALS
- a CDS encoding SCO2195 family GlnR-regulated protein, whose protein sequence is MQAAPVRAIAIPSFSDAFRGIESLLMSGARRNAWTAVLEDRRRAKDRVETEHVLEAAATRTPQAT
- the lipB gene encoding lipoyl(octanoyl) transferase LipB — translated: MAELGFVHLGFGPESVEYTRAWEEQRRVHAARFADEIDDTCLLLEHLPVYTAGRRTDPSERPLDGTPVVDVDRGGKITWHGPGQLVGYPIMKLPRPVDVVAHVRRLEDALIRTAAEFGLETTRVEGRSGVWVLGDPVEDRPMIGGLSLDLDPRLHDEEFDARLNGPEYAPSNAGQRREDRKLAAIGIRVAKGVTMHGFAINVNPDNTWFDRIVPCGIRDAGVTSLSCELGREITIAEVLPVVERHLKDVLEHAELRPREIEPAAGA
- a CDS encoding DUF4191 domain-containing protein, translated to MARKSNAETAANPGRLKQIALTYKMTRKADPKVGLIVAGVGIVTFGVLLAIGFLFGHELYLGILGLLVAFLAMAIVFGRRAERAAFGQMEGQPGAAAAVLDNVGRGWTTTPAVAMTRQQDIVHRAVGKAGVVLIAEGNPNRVKPLLANEKKKLARIMPDVPVHDFIVGTGEGEVPLKKVRTTLLKLPRVLSGPQITEINDKLRAMGDLMSNMPLPKGPMPKGMKMPRGGKMR
- a CDS encoding RDD family protein; this encodes MDNRQAIGSWLSGPRAAAEEMGVDFGHPGQRLGLPQQGPGSVARFGRRLGAVAIDWIGCQLIAYGLITGGNLTAAGNWTLWLFLALSVLTIGTVGFTPGKRILGLRVISENGGRLGVFRVLLRTLLLALVIPALIWDRDGRGLHDRLARAVQVRI